The following are encoded in a window of Pseudomonas sp. St316 genomic DNA:
- a CDS encoding MFS transporter gives MTRGQVRRRLSVSWWKYLALALLPLFVINAVFGQGEAILPVLAMPLFIAGMASMFVSLRFFGPYKQALIATQKALDTPEEPQAWIDLAARRRSAFLVAGLPAWVGALAVFVGLEAVPLMLLALSTAVLFYLYRIPRQLG, from the coding sequence GTGACGCGCGGTCAGGTTCGGCGGCGACTGTCGGTCAGTTGGTGGAAATACCTGGCCCTGGCCTTGCTGCCGCTGTTCGTGATCAACGCAGTGTTCGGCCAGGGCGAAGCGATTCTGCCGGTGCTGGCGATGCCGCTGTTCATTGCTGGCATGGCGTCGATGTTTGTCAGCCTGCGATTTTTCGGGCCGTACAAGCAAGCCCTGATCGCCACCCAGAAAGCCCTCGACACGCCCGAAGAACCCCAGGCCTGGATTGACCTGGCGGCCCGTCGCCGCTCAGCTTTCCTGGTGGCCGGGCTGCCGGCCTGGGTCGGCGCCCTTGCCGTATTCGTGGGCCTGGAGGCGGTGCCGTTGATGCTGCTGGCCTTGTCGACCGCCGTGTTGTTCTACCTGTACCGTATCCCGCGTCAACTCGGCTGA
- the ribD gene encoding bifunctional diaminohydroxyphosphoribosylaminopyrimidine deaminase/5-amino-6-(5-phosphoribosylamino)uracil reductase RibD — protein MTGAAQQAVLDAHYMARALELARRGHYTTHPNPRVGCVIVRDGQIVGEGWHIRAGEPHAEVHALRAAGEQARGATAYVTLEPCSHHGRTPPCADALVNAGVVRVVAAMQDPNPEVAGRGLQRLAQAGIATESGVLEGEARKLNEGFLKRMEHGLPFVRVKLAMSLDGRTAMESGESQWITGAAARSAVQRLRAQASVVLTGADTVLADNARLTVRAEELGLDAQQTALVMSRPPLRVLVDGRLRVPLDAPFFKAGPALVATCMAVEEQYANGPECMIVAGDDGQVDLHRLLVELAGRGVNEVLVEAGPRLAGAFARQGLVDEFQIFIAGKFLGSSARPLLDWPLAQMKDAPQLKITEIRAVGDDWRVIAVPVLQASV, from the coding sequence AATCCCCGGGTCGGTTGCGTGATCGTGCGTGACGGGCAGATTGTCGGCGAAGGCTGGCACATCCGCGCCGGCGAGCCCCATGCCGAAGTCCATGCCCTGCGCGCCGCTGGCGAACAGGCCCGCGGTGCTACGGCCTACGTGACCCTTGAACCGTGCAGCCATCACGGGCGTACGCCGCCGTGTGCCGATGCGCTGGTGAATGCTGGCGTGGTTCGGGTAGTCGCGGCGATGCAGGACCCCAACCCGGAAGTCGCCGGGCGCGGCCTGCAACGGTTGGCCCAGGCCGGTATCGCGACTGAAAGCGGCGTGCTGGAAGGCGAGGCGCGCAAGCTCAATGAAGGTTTCCTCAAGCGCATGGAACACGGCCTGCCGTTCGTGCGGGTCAAGCTTGCCATGAGCCTTGATGGCCGCACCGCCATGGAAAGCGGCGAAAGCCAGTGGATCACCGGCGCGGCCGCACGCTCGGCGGTACAACGCCTGCGCGCCCAGGCCAGTGTGGTGCTGACCGGCGCCGACACGGTGCTGGCGGACAACGCCCGGCTGACCGTGCGCGCCGAGGAGCTCGGGCTCGATGCGCAGCAGACCGCGCTGGTCATGAGCCGTCCGCCGCTGCGGGTGCTGGTGGACGGTCGTTTACGAGTGCCGTTGGATGCCCCGTTCTTCAAGGCCGGCCCGGCGTTGGTCGCGACCTGCATGGCGGTGGAAGAACAATACGCCAACGGTCCCGAATGCATGATCGTGGCGGGCGATGACGGCCAGGTTGATCTGCATCGCCTGCTGGTGGAGCTGGCGGGCCGTGGCGTCAACGAGGTGCTGGTGGAAGCCGGTCCGCGCCTGGCGGGGGCTTTCGCCCGGCAAGGGCTGGTCGACGAGTTCCAGATTTTCATCGCCGGCAAGTTCCTCGGTTCTTCGGCGCGGCCGCTGCTGGACTGGCCGCTGGCGCAGATGAAAGACGCCCCGCAGCTGAAAATCACCGAAATCCGCGCCGTGGGCGACGACTGGCGAGTCATCGCCGTTCCCGTTCTGCAGGCGAGCGTATAA
- a CDS encoding riboflavin synthase produces the protein MFTGIIESIGSIRALTPKGGDVRVYVETGKLDLSDVKLGDSIAVNGVCLTAVELPGNGFLADVSRETLDCTAMNDLKSGSPVNLEKALTPTTRLGGHLVSGHVDGVGEVVSRTDNARAVEFRIRAPKELAKYIAHKGSITVDGTSLTVNAVDGAEFLLTIIPHTLSETIMASYRPGRRVNLEVDLLARYLERLLMGDKAAESDSSQRRAGNITESFLAANGYLKS, from the coding sequence ATGTTTACCGGCATCATCGAATCCATCGGCAGCATCCGTGCACTCACCCCCAAGGGCGGCGATGTGCGGGTCTACGTCGAAACCGGCAAGCTCGACCTGAGCGACGTCAAGTTGGGCGACAGCATTGCGGTAAACGGCGTGTGCCTGACCGCCGTTGAACTGCCAGGCAACGGATTCCTGGCGGACGTCAGCCGCGAAACCCTCGACTGCACGGCCATGAACGATCTCAAGAGCGGCAGCCCAGTCAACCTGGAAAAAGCCCTGACCCCCACCACTCGCCTGGGCGGGCACCTGGTCAGCGGCCACGTGGACGGCGTCGGTGAAGTGGTCTCGCGCACGGATAACGCCCGGGCCGTGGAATTTCGCATCCGCGCGCCGAAGGAGCTGGCCAAGTACATCGCCCACAAAGGCTCGATCACCGTCGACGGCACCAGCCTGACGGTCAACGCAGTGGATGGCGCCGAATTCCTGCTGACGATCATTCCCCATACCCTGAGCGAAACCATCATGGCCTCTTACCGGCCAGGTCGCCGGGTCAACCTGGAAGTCGACTTGCTGGCCCGTTACCTGGAGCGCCTGCTTATGGGAGACAAGGCCGCAGAGTCTGACTCTTCACAACGGCGGGCGGGTAACATCACTGAAAGTTTTCTGGCCGCCAACGGCTACCTCAAATCCTGA
- a CDS encoding transporter substrate-binding domain-containing protein: MGVSRALLLLLCLGTCVGARVAESTPLPDKIRAASEEWADYTQADGQGMGWDILRAVFEPEGVKLEIRSVPYTRSIGLVQRGEMDAQVGAYRDETEGLLYPHWHYDVDHIYALGLASKPSPTLATIGNYRLVWMRGYEYNNYLPNIRRFNEIHRAVGILPMLAHDRADFYIDALMEIQDVLAKADDPKQFKLSPLINLPLYLGFANNENGRALRALYDRRMEVLVKSGELKPIFERWKQPYPFDENGKPPKP, translated from the coding sequence ATGGGCGTAAGCCGCGCACTACTGCTGTTGCTGTGTTTAGGAACCTGTGTGGGTGCAAGGGTGGCCGAGTCGACGCCGCTGCCTGACAAGATCCGTGCGGCCAGCGAAGAGTGGGCCGATTACACCCAGGCCGATGGCCAGGGCATGGGCTGGGACATCTTGCGCGCGGTCTTCGAGCCTGAAGGCGTCAAGCTGGAGATCCGCAGCGTGCCCTACACCCGCTCGATCGGGTTGGTGCAGCGTGGGGAGATGGACGCACAGGTCGGCGCCTATCGCGATGAAACCGAAGGGCTGCTTTACCCGCATTGGCACTACGACGTCGATCATATCTATGCCCTGGGACTGGCCTCCAAGCCGTCACCGACGTTGGCGACGATTGGCAACTATCGACTGGTGTGGATGCGCGGGTACGAATACAACAACTACCTGCCCAACATCCGGCGTTTCAATGAAATCCACCGCGCCGTGGGTATCTTGCCGATGCTGGCCCATGATCGTGCCGATTTTTATATCGATGCGTTGATGGAAATCCAGGATGTGCTGGCCAAGGCTGACGATCCCAAGCAATTCAAGCTTTCGCCGCTGATCAATTTGCCGCTGTACCTGGGCTTCGCCAACAACGAAAACGGTCGTGCGTTGCGAGCACTGTACGACCGACGCATGGAGGTGCTGGTGAAGAGCGGTGAGTTGAAACCGATTTTCGAACGCTGGAAGCAACCCTATCCTTTCGACGAGAATGGCAAGCCACCGAAGCCGTGA
- a CDS encoding TonB-dependent receptor yields MKLRLALSLSLLPGPELLADTFERDQALKLPDVVISANRQVEARNDSSAANTVFTRDDIDRLQPASVTDLLSRVPGVQVAPLGGRGSLPGIYIRGTKSAQSLVLVDGQRIGNATSGDSNLQRLNINQIERVEVLRGSRSVIYGADAVGGVIQIFTRRGNEQGLQPRLHMGVGNHQTWERSLGLSGGDDQTRFNLGASLDESAGGNRTRQSYASDRDDDANRNQSFSLSLSHAASDDLEVGLNLLDNRGKSEYDNPFGRFDPATFESLPQQPYSEFAVSSFSTYVDGRINEAWKSRLELGHGENRERTFDKLSDVREVFNTYRDSVTWQNDVKLDERNSLIVGGDWYQDRVNSSTPFDEDSRWNRAAFIQHRFQAETFSTELGLRRDQNQQFGGQNSWSGTFTLPLNPDNDLLLTYSESFRAPTFNDLYYPDFSNPDLKPETAKGYELQWRSQLSDSARLETSLYRTDLEDAIIFGSNSRPQNVASARINGFEMAYLQDVFGWQGNLGLAIIDPRDRDSGHTLARRARRTLSLDLDRQFDRLGLGATWQAVSDSYDDENNRNALGGYALLGLRGNWTLTREVKLEMKVDNLLDKGYSRALYSHDGGQYGYREEGRTWLFGVTWTPSL; encoded by the coding sequence ATGAAACTGCGCCTCGCCCTCAGCCTTTCCCTACTGCCAGGCCCTGAATTGCTGGCCGACACCTTCGAACGCGACCAGGCCCTGAAGCTGCCCGACGTCGTGATCAGCGCCAACCGCCAGGTCGAGGCCCGCAACGACAGCAGCGCCGCCAATACCGTGTTCACCCGCGACGACATCGATCGCTTGCAGCCGGCCAGTGTCACGGACTTGCTCAGCCGCGTGCCAGGCGTGCAGGTGGCACCACTGGGTGGGCGCGGCAGCCTGCCGGGGATTTACATTCGCGGCACCAAATCGGCCCAGAGCCTGGTGCTGGTGGACGGTCAGCGCATCGGCAACGCCACCTCCGGCGACAGCAACCTGCAACGCCTGAACATCAACCAGATCGAGCGTGTGGAAGTGCTGCGCGGTTCGCGCTCGGTGATCTACGGTGCCGATGCGGTGGGCGGCGTCATTCAGATTTTCACCCGTCGCGGTAACGAGCAAGGCCTGCAACCGCGCCTGCATATGGGTGTCGGCAACCATCAGACCTGGGAACGCAGCCTGGGCCTGTCCGGCGGCGACGACCAGACCCGCTTCAACCTCGGCGCCAGCCTCGACGAGAGCGCTGGCGGCAATCGGACCCGCCAGTCCTACGCCAGCGACCGCGACGACGATGCCAACCGCAACCAGTCCTTCAGCCTGAGCCTGAGCCATGCGGCCAGCGATGACCTGGAAGTCGGCCTGAACCTGCTGGATAACCGCGGCAAAAGCGAATACGACAACCCGTTTGGCCGCTTCGACCCGGCCACTTTCGAATCCCTGCCCCAGCAACCCTACAGCGAGTTTGCGGTGAGCAGCTTCAGCACCTATGTGGACGGGCGAATCAACGAGGCCTGGAAATCGCGCCTGGAACTGGGCCACGGCGAGAACCGTGAAAGAACCTTCGACAAGCTCAGCGACGTCCGCGAAGTGTTCAACACCTACCGCGATTCCGTAACCTGGCAGAACGACGTGAAGCTGGACGAGCGCAACAGCCTGATCGTCGGCGGCGACTGGTATCAGGACCGGGTCAACAGCAGCACGCCGTTCGACGAAGACAGCCGCTGGAACCGTGCCGCGTTCATCCAGCACCGCTTCCAGGCCGAAACGTTCTCCACCGAGCTGGGCCTGCGTCGCGACCAGAACCAGCAATTCGGCGGCCAGAACAGTTGGAGCGGCACGTTCACCCTGCCGCTCAATCCGGACAACGACCTGTTGCTGACCTACAGCGAAAGCTTCCGCGCGCCGACCTTCAACGACCTGTACTACCCGGACTTCAGCAACCCTGACCTGAAACCCGAAACGGCCAAAGGCTACGAGCTGCAATGGCGCAGCCAACTGAGCGACAGCGCCCGCCTGGAGACCTCGCTGTACCGCACGGACCTGGAAGACGCGATCATCTTTGGCAGCAACTCTCGCCCACAGAACGTTGCCTCGGCAAGGATCAACGGTTTTGAGATGGCCTACCTGCAGGATGTGTTCGGCTGGCAGGGCAACCTGGGGCTGGCCATCATCGACCCACGCGACCGTGACAGCGGCCACACCCTGGCCCGCCGCGCCCGGCGGACCTTGAGCCTGGACCTGGACCGGCAATTCGACCGCCTGGGCCTGGGCGCCACCTGGCAAGCGGTGAGTGACAGCTACGACGACGAGAACAACCGCAACGCCCTGGGCGGCTATGCCCTGCTCGGGTTGCGCGGCAATTGGACCCTGACCCGGGAGGTGAAGCTGGAAATGAAGGTGGATAACCTGCTGGACAAGGGTTACAGCCGGGCGCTGTATAGCCATGATGGGGGCCAGTATGGGTATCGGGAGGAAGGTCGGACCTGGTTGTTTGGGGTGACTTGGACCCCCTCTCTCTGA
- the ribA gene encoding GTP cyclohydrolase II, whose product MPVVFVAASKLPTPFAQFTMHGFLDEATGREHVVLSLGDFADGAPVLGRLHSECLTGDALFSQRCDCGSQLEAALQAIAREGRGVLLYLRQEGRGIGLLNKIRAYELQDGGADTVEANERLGFAADLRDYSICLPMLEHLGIKSLRLMTNNPRKVKALTDMGIVVAERVPLHTGHNPHNKLYLATKASKLDHMMGNEHQGEVDRA is encoded by the coding sequence GTGCCTGTCGTTTTTGTTGCCGCTTCCAAGCTGCCAACGCCCTTTGCGCAATTCACCATGCATGGTTTTCTCGATGAAGCCACCGGCCGCGAGCACGTCGTGCTGAGCCTGGGTGATTTCGCCGACGGTGCGCCGGTGCTGGGCCGCCTGCATTCCGAATGCCTGACTGGCGATGCCCTGTTCAGCCAGCGCTGCGATTGCGGTTCGCAACTGGAGGCCGCCCTGCAGGCCATTGCCCGTGAAGGCCGTGGTGTGTTGCTGTACCTGCGTCAGGAAGGGCGTGGTATCGGCTTGTTAAACAAGATCCGCGCCTATGAACTGCAAGATGGCGGCGCCGATACCGTGGAAGCCAACGAACGCCTGGGCTTTGCCGCCGACCTGCGTGACTACAGCATTTGCTTGCCGATGCTCGAGCACCTGGGTATCAAGTCCCTGCGGCTGATGACCAACAACCCACGCAAGGTCAAGGCCTTGACCGACATGGGCATCGTGGTGGCCGAGCGTGTGCCGCTGCACACCGGTCACAACCCCCACAACAAACTCTACCTGGCGACCAAGGCCAGCAAGCTCGACCACATGATGGGTAACGAGCACCAAGGCGAGGTTGACCGGGCGTGA
- the thiL gene encoding thiamine-phosphate kinase: protein MGEFELIRNYFAAAPCAQGGEGVALGIGDDCALLAVPPGEQLAVSTDTLVAGVHFPDPCDPFLLGQRSLAVAVSDLAAMGARPFAFTLALTLPTVTADWLQAYACGLNQMAVACGVALVGGDTTRGPLSLTMTVFGHVPSGQALTRSGARPGDLLCVGGELGNAAGALPLVLGQRNAEPAIAEPLLAHYWSPRPQIDLGLALRGKASAAMDISDGLLADCGHIAQASGVALQIERDRLPLSNALIGFLGQADAAHAALSGGDDYVLLFAVAPARVATLQAEGWPIHVIGGVLAGQGVTLVDSVGHDITPQVRGYQHFRETP, encoded by the coding sequence ATGGGTGAATTTGAGCTGATCCGTAACTACTTCGCCGCCGCGCCTTGCGCGCAGGGCGGCGAGGGCGTTGCGCTGGGGATCGGTGACGACTGCGCCTTGCTCGCCGTTCCTCCCGGGGAACAGCTGGCGGTGTCCACCGACACGCTTGTGGCCGGTGTGCATTTTCCAGACCCGTGCGACCCGTTCCTCCTCGGCCAGCGCTCGCTGGCCGTGGCGGTCAGCGACCTGGCTGCCATGGGCGCCAGGCCTTTCGCCTTTACCCTTGCCCTGACCTTGCCGACGGTGACCGCCGATTGGCTGCAAGCCTATGCCTGCGGTTTGAACCAGATGGCCGTGGCTTGTGGCGTGGCGCTGGTGGGCGGGGACACCACACGTGGGCCCCTGAGCCTGACCATGACGGTGTTTGGCCACGTGCCGTCCGGCCAGGCCCTGACCCGTAGCGGCGCGCGGCCCGGCGACTTGCTGTGTGTGGGCGGCGAGTTGGGCAATGCCGCCGGCGCATTGCCGCTGGTGCTCGGCCAGCGCAACGCCGAACCTGCGATTGCCGAGCCGTTGCTGGCCCATTACTGGTCGCCACGTCCGCAGATCGACCTGGGCCTGGCGTTGCGCGGCAAGGCCAGCGCGGCGATGGATATTTCCGATGGCCTGCTGGCTGATTGCGGGCATATCGCCCAGGCATCAGGGGTGGCTCTTCAGATTGAACGGGATCGACTGCCACTGTCCAATGCCCTGATAGGGTTTCTTGGTCAGGCGGATGCCGCCCACGCGGCCCTGAGCGGCGGTGACGACTACGTGCTGCTGTTCGCTGTGGCACCGGCCCGAGTGGCGACATTGCAGGCCGAAGGCTGGCCGATCCACGTGATTGGCGGCGTACTGGCCGGGCAAGGCGTCACGCTGGTCGACAGCGTCGGGCACGACATCACCCCGCAAGTAAGGGGCTATCAACATTTTCGGGAGACACCGTGA
- a CDS encoding phosphatidylglycerophosphatase A, which produces MTDHPNQVPAEFVPPSVWRNPWHFLAFGFGSGTLPKAPGTWGSLVALPFIPLWQMLPDWGYWLMLGITMLFGFWLCGKVADDLRVHDHEGIVWDEMVGMWITLWLVPEGWYWLLAGFLVFRFFDILKPWPIRWIDRHVHGGVGIMLDDVLAGVFAWLAMQGLVWCFT; this is translated from the coding sequence GTGACAGATCATCCCAACCAGGTCCCGGCAGAGTTCGTTCCGCCTTCGGTCTGGCGCAATCCCTGGCATTTCCTGGCATTTGGCTTCGGTTCGGGTACTTTGCCCAAGGCCCCGGGCACTTGGGGCTCGCTGGTTGCGCTACCCTTCATACCGTTGTGGCAGATGTTGCCGGACTGGGGCTACTGGCTGATGCTGGGCATCACCATGCTGTTTGGCTTCTGGCTGTGTGGCAAAGTGGCGGACGACCTTCGGGTGCACGATCATGAAGGCATCGTCTGGGACGAAATGGTCGGCATGTGGATCACCTTGTGGCTGGTACCGGAAGGCTGGTATTGGTTGCTGGCGGGTTTCCTGGTGTTCCGTTTCTTCGATATCCTCAAGCCGTGGCCGATCCGCTGGATCGACCGGCATGTACACGGAGGTGTCGGTATCATGCTCGATGATGTGTTGGCCGGGGTTTTCGCCTGGCTGGCAATGCAAGGATTGGTGTGGTGTTTCACCTGA
- the ribBA gene encoding bifunctional 3,4-dihydroxy-2-butanone-4-phosphate synthase/GTP cyclohydrolase II, whose protein sequence is MALNSIEELVEDIRQGKMVILMDDEDRENEGDLIMAAECCKAEHINFMAKHARGLICMPMTRERCELLKLPLMAPRNGSGFGTKFTVSIEAAEGVTTGISAADRARTVQAAAARDAKAEDIVSPGHIFPLMAQAGGTLARAGHTEAACDLARMAGFEPSGVICEVMNDDGTMSRRAELEAFAAEHDIKIGTIADLIHYRMIHERTVQRIAEQPLDSELGQFNLVTYRDSVEGDVHMALTLGTVCAEEPTLVRVHNMDPLRDLLMVKQPGRWSLRAAMAAVAEAGSGVVLLLGHPLDGDVLLAHIRETSDQVPVKKPTTYSIVGAGSQILRDLGVRKMRLMSAPMKFNAISGFDLEVVEYVPSE, encoded by the coding sequence GTGGCGCTCAATAGCATCGAAGAACTGGTTGAAGACATCCGCCAAGGCAAGATGGTCATCCTCATGGATGACGAAGACCGCGAGAACGAAGGCGACCTGATCATGGCCGCCGAGTGCTGCAAGGCCGAACACATCAACTTCATGGCCAAGCACGCCCGCGGGTTGATCTGCATGCCGATGACCCGCGAGCGCTGCGAGCTGCTGAAGCTGCCGCTGATGGCGCCGCGCAACGGCTCGGGCTTCGGCACCAAGTTCACCGTGTCCATCGAGGCCGCCGAGGGCGTGACCACCGGTATCTCCGCGGCTGACCGTGCGCGCACCGTGCAGGCCGCTGCCGCCCGGGACGCCAAGGCCGAAGACATCGTCAGCCCCGGCCACATCTTCCCGCTGATGGCCCAGGCTGGCGGCACCCTGGCCCGCGCCGGCCACACCGAAGCGGCATGCGACCTGGCGCGCATGGCCGGCTTCGAGCCCAGCGGCGTGATCTGCGAAGTGATGAACGACGACGGCACCATGTCCCGTCGTGCGGAACTGGAAGCCTTCGCCGCCGAACACGACATCAAGATCGGCACCATTGCCGACCTGATCCACTACCGGATGATCCACGAACGTACCGTTCAGCGGATTGCCGAGCAGCCGCTGGACAGCGAACTGGGCCAGTTCAACCTGGTGACCTACCGTGATTCGGTGGAAGGCGACGTGCACATGGCGCTGACCCTGGGCACCGTGTGCGCCGAAGAGCCGACCCTGGTGCGGGTGCACAACATGGACCCGTTGCGTGACCTGCTGATGGTCAAGCAGCCCGGCCGCTGGAGCCTGCGGGCCGCCATGGCTGCGGTGGCCGAGGCCGGCAGCGGCGTGGTGCTGCTGCTCGGGCACCCGCTCGATGGCGACGTGCTGTTGGCGCACATTCGTGAAACCAGCGACCAGGTGCCGGTGAAAAAACCGACCACCTACAGCATCGTCGGTGCCGGTTCGCAGATCCTGCGTGACCTGGGCGTGCGTAAAATGCGCCTGATGAGTGCACCGATGAAATTTAATGCGATATCCGGTTTCGATCTGGAAGTTGTAGAATACGTGCCCTCCGAATAA
- a CDS encoding cobalamin-binding protein, whose translation MMSRWLAVLLLAVSASTMAATRVVSLAPSLSEIVVELDSADLLVGVLDGGDRSPILKDLPSVGRYGQLDMERLLSLKPDLLLLWPGSVGPTQREQLKGLGIPIYVAEPRSLDQLIAQIEDIARQLGRPERGVQRATQLRVRLEALRQRYRRDPPLQVFYQVWDRPLYTVGGGQIISDALAVCGAHNVFADLSVPAPQVSVEAVLQRNPQIILATEQAQLDAWKTWPVAQGRLLLVNDKGLERPSGQMIEATARLCELIAPER comes from the coding sequence CTGATGAGCCGCTGGCTGGCGGTCTTGCTGCTGGCGGTCAGTGCCTCGACGATGGCGGCTACGCGGGTCGTCAGCCTTGCGCCGTCGTTGTCGGAAATCGTCGTTGAACTGGACAGCGCCGACCTGCTGGTGGGCGTGCTGGATGGTGGTGATCGTTCCCCAATCCTTAAAGACCTGCCTTCCGTAGGGCGTTACGGCCAACTGGACATGGAGCGCTTGCTCAGCCTCAAGCCCGACCTGCTTCTGCTCTGGCCCGGCAGTGTCGGCCCGACCCAGCGCGAGCAGCTCAAGGGCTTGGGTATTCCCATTTATGTCGCCGAGCCCCGCAGTCTCGACCAACTCATCGCGCAAATTGAAGACATTGCCAGGCAGCTCGGCCGCCCGGAGCGGGGCGTGCAACGGGCGACGCAGTTGCGTGTGCGTTTGGAGGCGTTACGCCAGCGCTATCGACGGGACCCGCCGTTGCAGGTGTTCTACCAGGTCTGGGACCGGCCGCTGTACACCGTCGGGGGTGGTCAGATCATCAGTGATGCGCTGGCGGTGTGCGGGGCCCACAACGTCTTCGCCGACCTGAGCGTGCCGGCCCCGCAGGTGAGTGTGGAAGCGGTGCTGCAACGCAATCCGCAGATCATCCTTGCCACCGAGCAGGCGCAGCTCGACGCCTGGAAAACCTGGCCGGTGGCGCAGGGGCGGTTGTTGCTGGTCAATGACAAGGGGCTGGAGCGGCCCAGTGGGCAGATGATCGAGGCGACGGCCCGGTTGTGTGAGTTGATTGCGCCAGAGAGGTAG
- the ribE gene encoding 6,7-dimethyl-8-ribityllumazine synthase: protein MTLKTIEGTFIAPKGRYALVVGRFNSFVVESLVGGAVDALVRHGVSESDITIIRAPGAFEIPLVAQKVAQKGEYAAIIALGAVIRGGTPHFEYVAGECTKGLAQVSMEFGVPVAFGVLTVDSIEQAIERSGTKAGNKGAEAALSALEMVSLLAQLEAK, encoded by the coding sequence ATGACCCTGAAGACCATCGAAGGTACCTTCATCGCCCCCAAAGGCCGCTACGCTCTGGTAGTGGGCCGTTTCAACAGTTTCGTGGTCGAGAGCCTGGTTGGCGGTGCGGTCGATGCCCTGGTTCGCCATGGCGTGAGCGAAAGCGACATCACCATCATCCGTGCGCCTGGCGCCTTCGAAATTCCGCTGGTTGCGCAGAAAGTCGCTCAAAAGGGCGAATATGCGGCGATCATCGCCCTGGGCGCGGTCATTCGTGGCGGTACTCCGCACTTCGAATACGTGGCCGGTGAATGCACCAAGGGCCTGGCCCAGGTGTCCATGGAATTCGGCGTGCCAGTCGCTTTCGGCGTACTGACCGTTGATTCCATCGAGCAAGCCATCGAACGTTCCGGCACCAAGGCCGGTAACAAAGGTGCCGAAGCTGCCCTGTCCGCCCTGGAAATGGTCAGCCTGCTGGCGCAGTTGGAGGCCAAGTGA
- the nusB gene encoding transcription antitermination factor NusB: MISDESDRFNPRDPKPADAGKPSKSVKRREARQLATQALYQWHMAKQSLNEIEAQFRVDNDFSDVDGAYFREILHGVPQFKSEIDTALTPCLDLTIEELDPVELAVLRLSTWELLKRVDVPYRVVINEGIELAKVFGSTDGHKFVNGVLDKLAPRLREAEVKAFKR; encoded by the coding sequence GTGATTAGCGACGAAAGCGATCGTTTCAACCCGCGCGATCCCAAGCCAGCCGATGCCGGCAAGCCGTCGAAAAGCGTCAAGCGTCGCGAAGCCCGTCAGCTTGCGACCCAGGCGCTGTATCAATGGCACATGGCCAAGCAATCGCTGAACGAGATCGAAGCGCAGTTTCGGGTCGACAACGATTTCAGTGATGTCGACGGTGCTTACTTCCGCGAGATCCTGCATGGGGTCCCGCAGTTCAAGTCCGAAATCGACACCGCGCTCACGCCTTGCCTGGACCTGACCATCGAAGAGCTGGACCCGGTTGAACTGGCGGTTTTGCGCCTGTCCACCTGGGAACTGCTCAAGCGCGTCGACGTACCGTACCGCGTAGTGATCAACGAAGGGATCGAGCTGGCGAAAGTCTTCGGTTCCACCGATGGCCACAAGTTCGTTAACGGCGTGCTCGACAAACTCGCCCCGCGTCTGCGTGAAGCTGAAGTGAAGGCGTTCAAGCGCTGA